In Gammaproteobacteria bacterium, a single window of DNA contains:
- a CDS encoding choline dehydrogenase, with the protein MDQFDYIVVGAGSAGCVLANRLSANPAHKVLLVEAGGRDLSPWLHIPVGYFKTMHNPGFDWCYLTEPDPGIAGRRLQWPRGKVLGGSSALNGLLYVRGQPEDYNRWVELGNPGWSFREVLPYFKKSEDNDRGADEFHGVGGLQKVSDLRLRRPIAEHFIQAATEIGIPFNEDYNGAEQEGVGYFQQTAYRGFRWSTAKSFLRPAKKRPNLRVLTNAQATGLILEGKRVTGLQYRQGGQQRSAMASAEVILSAGAINSPQILQCSGIGDPEQLKAVGVETRHALPGVGKNLQDHLQIRLVFKTNKRTLNDELNNWVKRMLVGMQYVLTRTGPLTLAASQVAIFTRSSDAVQRPDIQFHMQPLSADKPGDGVHPFSAFTSSVCQLRPHSRGTVAIKSPDPLQAPAMMPNYLSDERDCEVAVGGIKVARRICEAPSLRNCVIDEYVPGRQFQTDAELLEAARNYSQTIYHPTSTCKMGVDADAVVDPELRVHGLDGLRVVDASIMPEIVSGNTNAPTIMIAEKAADMILGKKR; encoded by the coding sequence GTGGATCAATTCGACTATATCGTCGTTGGCGCCGGATCGGCTGGCTGCGTGCTCGCCAATCGGCTGTCGGCGAATCCGGCGCACAAGGTGCTGTTAGTCGAGGCCGGGGGCAGGGATTTAAGCCCCTGGCTGCACATACCGGTCGGCTATTTCAAAACCATGCATAATCCCGGTTTCGACTGGTGTTACCTGACCGAACCGGACCCGGGTATCGCCGGACGTCGGCTGCAGTGGCCCCGGGGTAAAGTGCTCGGTGGGTCGAGTGCGCTCAACGGTTTGCTCTACGTGCGCGGTCAGCCGGAGGATTACAATCGCTGGGTCGAGCTGGGTAATCCTGGCTGGAGTTTTCGAGAGGTACTACCGTACTTCAAGAAATCGGAAGACAACGATCGTGGCGCCGACGAGTTTCACGGTGTGGGTGGGTTGCAAAAGGTGTCGGACCTGCGCCTGCGACGACCGATTGCCGAACATTTTATCCAGGCCGCGACCGAAATCGGTATTCCTTTCAACGAGGATTACAACGGTGCCGAGCAGGAGGGGGTCGGTTATTTTCAGCAGACCGCGTATCGGGGCTTTCGCTGGAGTACCGCGAAGAGTTTCCTCCGACCCGCCAAAAAACGGCCGAATCTCCGGGTGTTGACCAACGCCCAGGCAACCGGGCTGATCCTGGAGGGAAAACGGGTAACCGGGCTACAGTATCGGCAGGGCGGCCAGCAACGCTCGGCGATGGCCAGTGCCGAAGTCATCCTCAGCGCCGGCGCGATCAATTCGCCGCAGATTTTGCAGTGTTCCGGTATCGGTGACCCCGAACAACTGAAAGCCGTGGGGGTCGAAACACGGCATGCGCTCCCCGGGGTCGGCAAGAACCTGCAGGATCACCTGCAGATCCGTCTCGTGTTCAAGACTAACAAGCGCACCCTCAACGATGAGTTGAACAATTGGGTAAAACGCATGCTGGTGGGCATGCAGTATGTGCTGACCCGAACCGGGCCTTTGACCCTGGCCGCCAGCCAGGTCGCGATTTTCACCCGCTCCAGCGATGCGGTGCAGCGTCCCGATATCCAGTTCCACATGCAGCCCCTGTCGGCGGACAAACCCGGTGATGGCGTGCATCCGTTCTCGGCGTTCACCTCGTCGGTCTGCCAGCTCCGACCGCACAGCCGGGGCACTGTTGCGATCAAGTCACCGGACCCGCTGCAGGCGCCGGCGATGATGCCCAATTATCTCTCCGACGAGCGCGACTGCGAGGTCGCCGTCGGCGGTATTAAAGTCGCCCGACGTATCTGCGAAGCACCGTCTCTGCGAAATTGTGTCATCGATGAGTATGTGCCGGGTAGGCAGTTTCAGACCGATGCGGAACTGCTCGAGGCCGCGCGTAATTACAGCCAGACAATCTACCATCCGACCAGTACCTGTAAAATGGGGGTCGATGCGGACGCGGTGGTCGATCCGGAATTGCGTGTACATGGACTCGATGGATTGCGTGTAGTCGATGCTTCGATTATGCCGGAGATCGTATCCGGCAACACCAATGCGCCGACTATCATGATTGCGGAGAAGGCAGCCGACATGATTCTGGGGAAAAAGAGGTAA
- the hisD gene encoding histidinol dehydrogenase codes for MSVEIVKKASKTPATGEDDTAQIVRTMLQEIEEGGEAKAREYAQKLDGWDKDIVLSRAEIDAAIELVPEQAKHDIQFSHARVKSFAEAQLASMTEFETELSPGLFAGQRLIPVNTAGCYVPGGRYAHIASAIMSITTARVAGVKQVIACSPTHPDRGVHPAIIYAADLAGADTILSLGGVQGIAAMAFGLFTGHPADILVGPGNRFVAEAKRILYGRVGIDLFAGPTEILVIADDTADPEIVACDLAGQAEHGLDSPAWLVSTSAELAQQVIDLMPKYIERMAEPNRSTAESSWRDYGEVVVVGTREEAVKVSDDYAPEHLEVQCEDLDWWLQHLSNYGSLFLGEETTVAYGDKCSGTNHILPTKGAARYTGGLSVSKFIKVLTWQRMTEEANRDVGAVTARISRSEGMEGHARSGDDRLYKYFPGEEFELGIE; via the coding sequence ATGAGTGTAGAAATTGTAAAAAAGGCATCCAAGACCCCGGCCACGGGTGAGGACGACACCGCGCAAATCGTGCGCACCATGCTGCAAGAAATTGAGGAAGGCGGTGAAGCAAAAGCGCGTGAGTACGCACAAAAGCTGGATGGCTGGGACAAGGATATCGTCCTCAGTCGCGCTGAAATCGATGCGGCGATTGAACTGGTGCCAGAGCAGGCCAAGCACGACATTCAATTTTCGCACGCGCGCGTCAAGAGCTTTGCCGAGGCGCAGCTTGCCAGTATGACCGAGTTTGAAACCGAGCTGTCGCCCGGTCTGTTTGCCGGCCAGCGCCTGATCCCGGTCAATACCGCTGGCTGCTACGTTCCCGGCGGTCGCTACGCGCATATAGCCTCGGCCATCATGAGCATCACCACGGCACGCGTTGCCGGCGTCAAGCAGGTTATCGCCTGCTCGCCGACGCACCCGGACCGCGGCGTGCACCCGGCGATTATTTACGCGGCCGATCTGGCCGGCGCCGATACCATACTCTCTCTCGGAGGCGTGCAGGGCATCGCAGCAATGGCCTTCGGTCTTTTTACCGGCCACCCGGCCGATATCCTGGTCGGGCCCGGTAATCGTTTTGTCGCCGAGGCCAAGCGGATTCTATATGGGCGAGTCGGCATCGATCTGTTCGCAGGGCCCACTGAAATCCTGGTGATTGCGGATGACACGGCGGATCCGGAAATCGTTGCCTGCGACCTGGCAGGGCAGGCCGAGCACGGGCTCGATTCACCCGCGTGGCTGGTTTCCACCTCTGCCGAACTGGCACAGCAGGTGATCGACCTGATGCCGAAGTATATCGAACGCATGGCAGAGCCGAATCGCTCCACGGCTGAGAGTTCCTGGCGTGATTACGGTGAAGTGGTCGTGGTCGGTACGCGTGAAGAGGCGGTCAAGGTCAGCGATGATTATGCCCCCGAACACCTCGAGGTGCAGTGTGAAGATCTCGACTGGTGGCTGCAGCATTTAAGCAACTATGGCTCGCTGTTTCTCGGTGAAGAAACCACGGTCGCCTATGGTGATAAGTGTTCCGGCACCAACCATATCCTCCCAACCAAGGGCGCGGCTCGCTATACCGGGGGCTTAAGTGTCAGCAAATTTATCAAGGTACTGACCTGGCAGCGTATGACAGAAGAAGCGAATCGCGATGTCGGTGCGGTTACCGCGCGAATTTCACGTTCCGAGGGTATGGAGGGGCATGCGCGTTCCGGTGATGATCGCCTGTATAAGTATTTTCCGGGAGAGGAATTCGAACTGGGTATCGAGTAA
- a CDS encoding SDR family oxidoreductase, producing MPAILDQFKLAGSNFVVTGASSGIGRAMAGFLAQAGAGVVLVARRETALAEAVDEINTGVDKASYVVADLEQRDQLAEIAAQCKSSIKGGHIDGIVNAAGLNLREPVEQVSIESWDVTINLNLSVPFFFTREFIPEMRSRKFGRIINIASLQSTRAFPNGLPYGASKGGICQLTRAMAEAWSRHGICCNALAPGFFPTELTAPVFDNPESRDRFAQQTAIGRNGELEDLSGATIFFASPASGYITGQTLAVDGGFTAK from the coding sequence ATGCCCGCGATTCTTGACCAGTTCAAGCTAGCCGGTAGTAACTTTGTTGTGACCGGAGCAAGCTCCGGAATCGGTCGTGCCATGGCAGGTTTCCTGGCGCAGGCCGGTGCCGGTGTGGTGCTGGTGGCGCGACGCGAAACCGCGTTGGCCGAGGCCGTCGACGAAATTAATACCGGTGTTGACAAAGCCAGTTACGTGGTCGCCGACCTTGAACAGCGCGATCAGCTTGCGGAAATTGCCGCTCAATGCAAGTCGTCGATCAAGGGTGGGCATATCGATGGCATCGTTAATGCTGCCGGACTTAACCTGCGCGAACCGGTTGAGCAGGTATCGATCGAGAGCTGGGATGTCACGATAAACCTGAACCTTTCAGTTCCATTTTTCTTCACGCGCGAATTTATACCAGAGATGCGCAGTCGAAAATTTGGCCGCATCATCAACATTGCCTCGTTGCAATCGACGCGCGCTTTTCCAAATGGTCTGCCCTATGGTGCTTCCAAGGGTGGCATCTGCCAGTTGACACGCGCCATGGCAGAAGCCTGGTCACGCCACGGTATTTGCTGCAACGCGCTGGCACCCGGATTTTTTCCGACCGAGCTCACGGCCCCGGTATTCGATAATCCCGAGAGCCGGGATCGGTTCGCGCAACAAACCGCGATCGGGCGTAACGGCGAACTCGAAGATTTATCGGGAGCTACCATATTTTTTGCCTCGCCGGCGTCGGGTTATATTACCGGCCAGACCCTGGCGGTCGATGGAGGATTCACCGCAAAATGA